The genomic window ATTGACGTTCTCCACGTTTGTAATGGTTGGCTGGTGCGTCCTTGCGGTGCGCGTCATCCCAGGTGCTGTAGGCGGAGACGATATCGGCCACGAGGCGGTGGCGAACGACGTCGGCCGCCTCCAGGATGGAGAAGTTGACGTCGTCTATGCCGGTCAGGATCTCCCGCACAATCCGAAGGCCCGACGTCGATCCCAGCGGAAGGTCGATCTGGGTGACATCCCCGGTGACCACCATCTTCGAACCGAAACCCAGACGGGTCAGGAACATCTTCATCTGTTCGGGTGTGGTGTTCTGCGCTTCATCAAGAATGATGAAGGCGTCATTAAGGGTGCGTCCACGCATGTACGCCAAAGGTGCCACCTCGATGGTGCCGGCAGCCATCAGCCTGGGGATGGATTCGGGATCCATCATGTCGTGGAGGGCGTCATAGAGCGGGCGAAGGTACGGATCGATCTTGTCGCTCAACGTACCTGGCAGGAATCCGAGGCGCTCCCCGGCCTCTACGGCCGGGCGCGTCAGGATGATCCTGCTGACTTCCTTCATCTGGAGCGCCTGCACAGCCTTGGCCATGGCAAGGTAGGTCTTGCCCGTGCCGGCCGGGCCGATGCCGAAAATCACCGTGTTGGCATCGATCGCATCCACGTAGTTCTTCTGGTTCAGCGTCTTGGGACGGATAGTCTTGCCCCGGCTGGAGAGAATGTTGTGCGTCAAAACATCGGCGGGATTCTGCACAGACTGGGTCCTCAACAGGGACACCAACTGTTGGAGAATATCGGGGGTCACCACAGTCCCCTTCGCCACCAACCCGCGCACTTCCTCAAGGAGGCGCATGATACGGGGAATCACCGTGGAGGGACCGGTCATGGAGAGCTCGTTGCCACGAACATGGAAATTGACGTCCTGGAACTGTTCCTCAATGAACCTCAGGGCTTCGTCGTGGCTGCCCAGCGAGTGAACCATCTGGTCGGAGTTGTCGAACGTGACGACTTCCGTGCGCGTGCCCGGTAAAGTGTGCGGGAACTCGTTGGGCTGCTGGTTGCCGTTGCCGGTCCTGAGCCGCCCGTTCAAAGATTCACTCATAGTGTTGGCCCTCAGGCCTTTTCTCCTCCGGTTGGTCCTTACTAACACCATCGATTCGACTTTCGCTGCGGACTCTCGCAGAACGCTTTGATGCCGGAATCTCTTCAATCCTACGCCAGCCCGGCCCCGGGCGAACCTGTCTCCCCGGCCACATCCGGCACCCAGGGAGGAGGCGGACAGATTGTCTCAACTCGGCATCAAGCCGGTATCAATCATGTTTCAGTTGGCCTTCTCCCCCCTCAAACCCGGCTGACCGCCGTCGACGATGTGCCAAGCTGGCATAGCGGGTGGAATCAGATCCCCGCAACCCAGCCAAAGACGGCTGCAAAAAACCATGCAAGGCAGGACAGGAAACCCATCAGGAAAACAGCCAGCAACGCACCAGGCACCAACAAGCGGACCAAATCCGCCGTTGCCGTGCCTGCAATGCTTGCCGTCCTCCTCCTGACAGGTTGCATCGCCAACGGCGGCGGCTCCCAGGCCACCCCCACTCCCCCTCCGCTGACCGTTCAGGATGCCCCGGCCAGCAACGCACCGCTGGAAACCACCCAGGCGTCCACCAAGATTCCGGTCTACTGGATTGGACGGAGCAAGGAAGAGGTCTACCTCTACCGCGAGTTCAGGGACATTACGGGCGATGGAAATCCTGTGACAACGGCGCTGAAGATCATGATGGCGGAAAAGCCCTTGGATCATGACTTCTTCACACCGTGGCAGGAGCCCTCCAGCCTGGCGACTTCCATCTCGGGAAAAAACGTCATCACAGTCGATATTTCCCGCGATGCCTTCAACTCGAACCTGGACGCCGGCATGGCCCAGCGGGCCGTGCAGCAACTCGTGTACACCGCGACCGCTGCAGCGTCATCGTCAGGGCTGATCAATTCGGGCCAACAGATCCAGGTGGTCATCCTGGTGGACGGCCACAAGGACTACATGGCGTTCGGTCAAGTCCAGCTGGGCGAGCCCATGACCCGTGACGCATCCTTGGTGGCACCCCTGTGGATCATCGATCCCCAGGAAGACACCACCCTGCCCACCGGATTGGTCAAGTTCAACGGGCGGAGCACTGACAGCTCCAAACCGATCTCCTGGCAGGTCCTGCAGGACAACGGCAAGGGTGAGAAGACCAGCCTGCTCACCGGCCAAACGCAAGCCACTGGCGAACCCGGGCAATATGGCCTGTTCACCTTCGGCGCCACGTTGAAGGCAGGTCAGTACGAGGTACGCGTTTCCCAAGTGGACAATGCCGGCAATGCCATCGCGACAAGCACGGACACCCGGCTGTTCAGGGTCGGCTAGCTGTTCAGGTCCGGCCGGCTACCAGCGGCCCAGGATGTCGCTCGCAAGAACGACGGCGGCCGGTCCCGCCGTCGAAGACCTCAAGACGTGATGTCCCAAGAGCGCGGTCACAGCACCGGCGTCACTGAGCCGGGTTACTTCCCGCGGTGAGATTCCCCCCTCAGGCCCGACGATCAAGAGCACTTCCCTGGGAACGGCAGCACCAGAGGCTGCCCAGGCCTCAAGGACGGTCCGCAACGGGTTCTTGGCGTCTTCGTGCAAAATGATGGCGAGGTCGCTGGCGGCAACGGCTTTGGCCAAGGACCCGGTGTCCACCATGGTCCTTACCTCGGGGATCCATGCCCGCCGTGCTTGCTTGGCCGCAGCCGCCACCACGGACTCCCACTTCGCATGGGCTTTTGCGGCACGGTCGGCCTTCCATCGAACAATGGAACGTTCTGACTGCCACGGAAGCACAGCATCTATTCCGAGTTCCGTGGCCGTCTCGATGGCCAGTTCGTCGCGATCGCCTTTGGCCAAAGCCTGGACCAGCACCAAACGGATGTCCGGCCTGTCTTCGAAGACGACGTCTGAGGCGGTGACTGTCAGGCCCCCGGGACCGGCCTCGGCCACCACACCGGTCAGCCTCGCGCCGGATCCGTCGGCTATGTCAACGGATTCTCCCACCCCAAGGCGTTTGACCGTGACGGCGTGCCGCGCCTCCGGACCTTCCAGCACGAACGTGCCTCCCGGGCGTACGTCGTCAAGGCTTCCGGCGGAGGTGAAGAAGACGGGGTTGCTCACCGCTACAGGTTACCGAGCTTGTCCCGAAGCTTGGCGAACATGCCGCCGCTGGCCACGAGCTTGCCTTCGGTGAACTGCTCCCCGCGAAGTTTCGCGAGCTGCTGCAGCAGCTCCTCCTGGGCAGGATCCAGCTTGCTGGGTGTTTCGACATGGAGGTGTACCTTGAGGTCGCCGCGTCCGTATCCCCGCAGGTGCGTCACACCCAGACCCCGCAGGGTGATGATCTCGCCCGACTGGGTTCCGGCCTTGACGTCGATGTCCTGTGCGCCGTCGAACGTTTCGAGCTGCAACTCAGTGCCCAAGGCCGCGGCCGTCATAGGCACGCTGAGGGTGGCGTGGAGGTCGTCACCTTCGCGCATGAACATGGAATCGTTGTTGACGCGGATCTCCACGTAGAGGTCGCCGGAGGGCCCACCCGCGGGGCCGGCTTCACCTTGGCCGGACAACTGGATACGCGTGCCGGTGGCAACACCGGCGGGAACCTTGATGGTCAGGGAGCGGCGGCTGCGGATACGGCCCTGTCCGTTGCACTCGTTGCACGGGTCCTTGATGACCGTGCCGAAGCCCTCACAGGATCCGCAAGGAGCTGCGGTCATGACCTGGCCAAGGATGGAGCGGACGGCTCGCTGGACCTGTCCGCTCCCGCCACAAATGTCGCAGCGTTCCGGGTGGGTTCCCGGGCGGCAGCAACTGCCGTCACAGGTGGGACAGGTTACGGCTGTGTCCACTTCCAGCTTCTTGTTGACGCCAAAAACGGCGTCCTTAAGGTCGATCCGGACGCTGATGAGTGCGTCCTGGCCGCGTCGGACACGGGAGGCAGGCCCGCCATGACCACCGCCGCCCCCAAAGAAGGTGTCAAAGATGTCCTGGAACGCGAAGCCCTGGCCGGCGTAACCGCCACCATAGCCGTTGTCCGTTCCATTCTCGTTGCCGGTGGCATCGTAGACGCGGCGCTTCTGGGGATCGGACAGGACCTCATAAGCATGGGTCACGGCCTTGAACTGTTCCGCGACATCCTCTCCCGGGTTTACGTCCGGGTGGAGTTTCCGCGCCAACTTGCGGTACGCCTTTTTGATCTCTTCCCCGGTGGCTTCCGGCGAGACTCCCAAAACGTCATAGTGGCTGCTCAAAGTCGGTTTCTCTTCCTTGTTGTACTGCGGATGTTTCTTCGGACCGGCGTTCAGCCGCCGAGAATGCGTGAAAGGTAACGGGCCACGGCCCGGACTGCGGCCATGGTGGTTGGGTAATCCATGCGGGTCGGGCCCAGGATGCCCACCTTTGCACCGGATCCGTAACCCGTGGCCACCACGGATGCTTCCGCCAGTCCGTCGTAGGGATTCTCCCGGCCGATGCTCACGGTGACGCCGCGTGGATCATCTCCCATATCCGACAACAACCGGAGCATCACAACTTGTTCCTCGAGGGCTTCAAGCACCGGACCGATACTCAACGGGAAGTCCACATTGGACCTGGCGAGGTTGGCTGTACCGGCCATGAGGATACGTTCTTCGCGGCTGTTGTCACTGAGGGCCTGCAACCCGTTCGCCAACGTTTGGGCCAGTCCCCGAAGCTCCGGCGGGCACAGGGCAACCACCGACGGCAGGACTTGCGGCAACAGGGCCAATTGCGTTCCGGCGATGCTTCCCAGGAAGCGCGACCTCAGTTGCATCAAAGAGTCGTCGCCCACGGCCGAACCGGTTTCAATGACCTTCTGGCCGACGCTGCCAGTATCGGCAATCAACACCACCAACACCTGTTGGGGGGCCAACAGCACAAACTCAACGTGCCGCACCAGGGCTCGGTTCGAGTGTGGATACTGCACGACGGCGACCTGGTTGGTCAGTTGCGACAGGAGCCTGACGGTACGCTCCAGGATGTCGTCGACATCATCAGGGCCTTCAAGCAACGAATGGATGGCTCTCCGCTCGGCCGCTGAGAGGGGCTTGACCTGGGAGATGCGATCGACAAACAGTCGATAGCCCTTGTCGGTTGGAATGCGGCCGGCACTGGTATGGGGCGCTGCTATGAGGCCTTCTTCTTCAAGAACTGCCATGTCATTGCGGATGGTGGCGCTTGAAACACCAAGATGATGCCGTTCCACGAGGGCCTTTGATCCCACAGGCTCCCGCGAATGTACGTAATCTTCAACGATGGCACGCAGTACTTCCAATTTGCGCGGCTCACTCATTGCTCCACCTCCTGACAACTGCCATGGCCACCGGGGCCGGGTCCACTTAGCACTCAACATGCCCAAGTGCTAACCAGTCTAGTATGAGCCACCCCGTTGCTAGCATTGAACTTTCCCGGTCCAGCCCGATACAAACCAACCCGGCACAAAAATTAACCCAGCAAAAAGGTAGGAATTCCTTGGCATTCGACACGTGGGGTCCCCAGGACCTGTCAGCTCCTGCCAAACGCCAGCTGCCGGAAGTAGCAGTCCAGCGCGGGATGGTCCTTGAGGACGTCCAGTCGGGATGGGTGGGCGAAGTCACCCGCGTCGAAAAAACCGGCGGCATGCACATCGTGGCCCTTGAAGACAGGCGGGGCAAGACCAAGTCTTTCCAGCTTGGTTTCGGCTTCCTGCTTGAGGGGCAACCCATCCGGTTGATGCCCCCGGCCCCGCGCCAAGCGCCGTCGGCTGTCAGTAACGGGCGCACTGCTTCGGGTTCGGTACGGGTTCAGGGACACCGGGCACAGGTGGCCAAAGCCAGCCGTATCTGGGTGGAAGGCAAGCACGACGCCGAACTCGTCGAGAAGGTCTGGGGTGACGATCTCCGGGTAGAGGGCATAGTGGTGGAGCCCTTGCACGGTGTGGATGACCTCAAGTCTGCGATCTCCGCATTCAACCCCGGCCCCGGTCGACGCCTCGGCATCCTGGTGGACCACCTTGTGGACGGTTCCAAGGAATCACGGATCGCCGCTGACGCCATGACGGTTCCCGGAGCAGCAGGCAACGTCCTCATTGTTGGACATCCCTACATCGATGTGTGGCAGGCCATCAGACCCAAAGTGCTGGGCATTGAGGCCTGGCCGTCAGTGCCCCGCGGGACTGACTGGAAGACCGGGATTCTCTCTGCTTTCGGCTGGCCACACGAGAGCGCTGAGGACGTGGGCCTCGGCTGGCAGCGACTCCTTGGCGCCGTCCGAAGCTACGCCGATCTTGAAGCTTCACTGCTGGGCCGGGTGGAGGAAGTCATCGACTTCCTCACTGTTCCGTGACGTTGCCCCCAAAGCAGCAGCAAGTAACGTGTCATCTAGGCGTTTGTCCTGTGAAGCTGGTCGGGGCCGGTATTCTGGGACAGCAACACCGCAGCATCTTTACAGTAAAGGGAACACACCGTGGCAGAGAACGCTCCTGAAGAACCGGGCAGCGCCGCAGGCCAGCCCCAGTACCATGGCGCGCCTGCAAACGCGCTGCCTTTGACTGCCAGCGAGGACAGGCAGTGGGCTACTTTGGCACACTTCGGCGGCATTCTGGGTTGCCTGCCCTCGCTGCTGATCTACCTGATCTTCCGCGACCGCGGACCGTTCACGGCGCAGGAATCCAAGGAAGCGTTGAACTTCACCCTGCCTCCAACCATCGCCGCCGTTGTGGCGAACATCCTGGTGCTGCTGCCGGTGGTGGGCAACATCTTCGCCGTGATCGCCACCGGCATCTGGGTAGCCTTGACCTGCTTCTCAGTCTCGGCCGGAATCAGGGTCAACCATGGCCAACCGCACCGCTACAAGATCAACCTGCGCTGGGTTAAGTAACCCACCACGCCGCTGCCCGGCCAGGAGCTGGCCGGGTGCGAAAGCGTCAGCCGGGCAAACAGGCATCAGCTGGGCAACCAGGCATCAGTCGGGAAGAATCCTGCGGACCACGGCGTCCGCCAAGAGGCGGCCCTTCAGCGTAAGGATCAGGCGGCCCTTGAAGGCCTGCACGGGATCCACCAGTCCGTCGGCGATCAGCCCGGCCATTGCATGGCGCCCCACCGCGTCCAGGGCATCTACTGACAACCCTGTGCCAAGTCGGGCTTCGAGCATGATCCGTTCGACTTCCCGGGTTTCGGCATCCAGTGTTTCCCGGCCCGCTGCCGGCGAGCTTCCGTTGCCCAAACGTCCGGCATACGCCGAAGGATGCTTCACGTTCCACCAGCGGACACCCCCAACGTGGGAGTGCGCTCCAGGGCCGACGCCCCACCAGTCGTCACCGCGCCAGTAGGCCAGGTTGTGCCTGCATGCCTGCTCCGGAGTCCGGGACCAGTTGCTGACCTCGTACCAGTCCAGGCCGGCTTTGGAAATCAATTCATCGGCCAACTCGTATTTGGCCGCGTGATCGTCGTCGTCGATTCCGGGTACCTCACCGCGGCGGATCTGGGCCGCGAGTTTGGTGCCGTCTTCGACGATCAATGCGTAGGCACTGATGTGATCGGGCTGATAGGAAAGAGCCGTCTCGAGGGACAACCGCCAGTCCTCCATGGACTCCCCCGGCGTACCGTAAATGAGGTCCAGACTCACTGCGAGCCCGGCCTCTCGGGCCCACTGGACCACCAGCGGCACCCGGCTGGGGCTGTGCGTGCGGTCAAGGACCTTCAGCACGTGCGGTACCGCTGACTGCATGCCGAAGGAGACCCGGGTGAAGCCGGCATCGGCCAGCACTTTCAAGGACTCAGGGGTCACCGAGTCGGGATTGGCTTCGGTGGTTACCTCGGCTCCGGGCTCAAGCCCCCAGTGGTTGACCGCGGAGCGCAGAATCAGGGCCAGGTCTTCGGCAGGGAGGAGCGTGGGCGTGCCCCCGCCAAAGAAAACGGTACTCATTGGGCGCCGTGGCAGCCCTGAGGCCTCCAGCGCAATAGCCGCGAAGCCAAGCTCGGACACTGCTGTTGAAGCGTAGGCATCCTGCGAGGCCCCACCACCGAGCTCGGTGGCCGTGTAGGTGTTGAAGTCACAGTAGCCGCATCGAACGGCGCAAAACGGGATATGGACGTAGAGCCCGAACTTACGGTGCTCGACGCCGGCCAGCACCTGCGGCGGAAGAAGTCCGTCCGCAGGTGCTGGATCGCCCAAAGGTAGGACGCTGGGCATCTACTTCTTGGCCTTGTCCTTGGACTCGTCGGTGGTCAGGGCTGCGATGAATGCCTCCTGGGGCACCTCAACGCGGCCCACCATCTTCATGCGCTTCTTGCCTTCCTTCTGCTTTTCCAGAAGTTTGCGCTTACGGGTGATGTCACCGCCGTAGCACTTGGCAAGAACGTCCTTGCGGATGGCCCGGATGCTCTCGCGGGCAATAATGCGCGATCCGATGGCCGCCTGGATGGGAACCTCGAACTGCTGCCGTGGGATGAGCTCACGGAGCTTGCCGGTCATCATCACACCGTAGGCGTAAGCCTTGTCCCGGTGGGTGATGGCGCTGAAGGCATCGACTTGTTCACCCTGCAGCAGGATGTCCACCTTGACGAGGTCTGCAACCTGTTCGCCGTCGGCTTTCCAATCCAGCGAGGCGTAGCCGCGGGTCTTGGACTTCAGGAGGTCGAAGAAGTCGAACACAATCTCGGCCAACGGAATCCAGTAACGGAGCTCCACGCGGTCCTCGGAGAGGTAGTCCATGCCGCGCATCTGGCCGCGGCGGCTCTGGCACAGTTCCATGATGGACCCTACAAACTCGTTGGGTGCCAGGATGGTGGCCGAAACCATCGGCTCGCGAACCTCGGAGATCTTGCCCGTGGGGTACTCACTGGGGTTGGTGACGTGGATGACCTTTTTGTCTTCCAGGGTCACCTCGTACTCCACGTTGGGAGCTGTGGAGATAAGGTCCAGGTTGTACTCACGCTCAAGGCGCTCACGGGTGATTTCCAGGTGCAGCAAGCCGAGGAACCCCACGCGGAATCCGAAGCCCAGTGCCGCGGACGTCTCGGGCTCGTAGACCAGAGCGGCATCGTTGAGCATCAGCTTTTCAAGGGCGTCGCGAAGCACGGGGTAGTCGGTTCCATCCAGTGGATAGAGGCCGGAGAAGACCATCGGCTTTGCGTCAGCGTAACCGCTGAGTGACTCTGACGCCGGCTTGGCCAGATTGGTGACGGTATCTCCGACCTTGGACTGCCGGACATCCTTCACACCGGTGATCAGGTAACCGACTTCACCGACGCCAAGGCCCTTTGACGGCGTGGGCTCCGGGGAGCTCACGCCAATTTCCAGGAGCTCGTGCGTGGCCCTGGTGGACATCATCTGGATGCGCTCACGCGGGTGGAGCATGCCGTCCACCACGCGGACGTAGGTGACCACGCCGCGGTAGGTGTCATAAACGGAGTCGAAAATCATGGCGCGGGCCGGAGCATCGGGATCGCCCACGGGAGCAGGAAGATCGCGGACAATCTTATCCAGAAGGGCCTCAACGCCTACGCCGGTCTTACCGGAGACCTTGAGGACATCCTCAGGGTCTCCGCCAATGAGATTGGCAAGTTCTGCCGCGTACTTCTCAGGCTGGGCAGCCGGAAGGTCGATCTTGTTCAGCACGGGAATGATGGTGAGGTTGTTTTCCATTGCCAGGTACAGGTTGGCAAGGGTCTGGGCCTCAATGCCCTGGGCAGCATCCACCAGCAGCACTGCGCCTTCACAAGCGGCGAGCGAGCGGGAAACCTCATAGGTGAAGTCGACGTGGCCGGGGGTATCAATCATGTTCAGGGCGTAGCTGTTGCCATCAAGTTCCCACGGCATGCGGACAGCCTGGGACTTGATGGTGATGCCGCGTTCACGTTCGATATCCATGCGGTCCAGATACTGGGCCTTCATGTCGCGTTGCTTAACGACGCCGGTGTACTGCAGCATGCGGTCGGCCAGGGTGGACTTACCGTGGTCAATGTGGGCAATGATGCAGAAGTTCCGGATGATGGCCGGATCTGTTGCGGCGGGCACCGGTGCGGTGCGGGCCATGGGAGACACGCAGGATCCTTACTGTCGACACTCACGCGGCAATTCCTGGAACCGGGCATAGGCCAGCCGGAACACGCCACGCATCTGATCCTCTAGTCTCCCATGAACCAGGGCTTCGCCGTACATTGCATGCCCGGCCTTGGCAGCACGCCGCTGTAGCGTGGTCACATGGCTTTCGACTTGCGCCCTTTGGGCAAACTTCTCCTGCGATCATTCAGGGCCCTCGGCGGCAACAGCACTAAAGCAGCCACTCCCCCAGGTGCCGGCAGGACGAAGGCCCTGCGGACCGACGTCGTACATCGGCAAAGCGCCTATCCCGGCGACTTCCGCGGTTCGCTCAAGGTCAGCTACTCCCCCAAACCCGATGGCCGGCCAGACCCCGGTGAGATTGTGTGGAGCTGGGTTCCCTACGAAGAGGACCACACCCAAGGCAAAGACCGTCCCGTCCTTTTGGTGGGGCGGGACAAGGAGTGGCTCCTGGGCCTGATGCTGACGTCCAAGGACCACGATAAAGGCGCGCGTTCGGACGACTACGTCGACATAGGAACCGGCCCTTGGGACCGGCAAGGCAGACCGAGCGAGGTCAACATTGGGCGCGTCATCAGGCTGGATCCCGGTGCGATCAGACGCGAAGGGGCCGTCCTGGGGAAGTCCCGGTTCCGGGAGGTTGCCCGGGCCCTCCAGGCGCGAGAGTAGACGGTTTTCACCCGCGGTTCTGTGTTGAGTGCAACTTTCTGCTATCCTTTATAGCTGTGTGTCCGTGCAGGTCGACGGCCCCACATGGTTGGCTGCCATAGGTATCCCCACGCCGCTCAGTCGATGGCCAACCTGAAAACCCTCTAGACCATTTCCGCATTAAAAAGAGAGTTCATACGTGGCTAATATCAAGTCCCAGAAGAAGCGCATCCTCACCAACGAGAAGGCACGCCTGCGTAACAACGCAGTCAAGTCCGAGCTGAAGACGGCCATCCGCGCCGTAAGCACTGCCGTTGAGTCTGCTGACAAGGATGCTGCTGGAACTGCACTTGCTGCTGCCAGCCGCAAGCTGGACAAGGCTGTCAGCAAGGGCGTTATTCACAAGAACAACGCTGCAAACCGCAAGTCGGCGATCTCCAAGAAGGTCAACGCACTCTAAGGTTTTACAGTTCGACTGAGCTGATCAAAAGGCCGGCACCCATCGGGTGCCGGCCTTTGGGTTTAACCTGCCGTGGAAACGGCCAGGCGACAACGCATGCCGGACCTCAGCGGCGACTTGCCGAGGTCGCAATCACCGTCACGGCGTGTTCCA from Arthrobacter sp. StoSoilB20 includes these protein-coding regions:
- the dnaJ gene encoding molecular chaperone DnaJ; the encoded protein is MSSHYDVLGVSPEATGEEIKKAYRKLARKLHPDVNPGEDVAEQFKAVTHAYEVLSDPQKRRVYDATGNENGTDNGYGGGYAGQGFAFQDIFDTFFGGGGGHGGPASRVRRGQDALISVRIDLKDAVFGVNKKLEVDTAVTCPTCDGSCCRPGTHPERCDICGGSGQVQRAVRSILGQVMTAAPCGSCEGFGTVIKDPCNECNGQGRIRSRRSLTIKVPAGVATGTRIQLSGQGEAGPAGGPSGDLYVEIRVNNDSMFMREGDDLHATLSVPMTAAALGTELQLETFDGAQDIDVKAGTQSGEIITLRGLGVTHLRGYGRGDLKVHLHVETPSKLDPAQEELLQQLAKLRGEQFTEGKLVASGGMFAKLRDKLGNL
- the rpsT gene encoding 30S ribosomal protein S20 — encoded protein: MANIKSQKKRILTNEKARLRNNAVKSELKTAIRAVSTAVESADKDAAGTALAAASRKLDKAVSKGVIHKNNAANRKSAISKKVNAL
- a CDS encoding DUF3097 domain-containing protein, whose translation is MAFDTWGPQDLSAPAKRQLPEVAVQRGMVLEDVQSGWVGEVTRVEKTGGMHIVALEDRRGKTKSFQLGFGFLLEGQPIRLMPPAPRQAPSAVSNGRTASGSVRVQGHRAQVAKASRIWVEGKHDAELVEKVWGDDLRVEGIVVEPLHGVDDLKSAISAFNPGPGRRLGILVDHLVDGSKESRIAADAMTVPGAAGNVLIVGHPYIDVWQAIRPKVLGIEAWPSVPRGTDWKTGILSAFGWPHESAEDVGLGWQRLLGAVRSYADLEASLLGRVEEVIDFLTVP
- the hemW gene encoding radical SAM family heme chaperone HemW codes for the protein MPSVLPLGDPAPADGLLPPQVLAGVEHRKFGLYVHIPFCAVRCGYCDFNTYTATELGGGASQDAYASTAVSELGFAAIALEASGLPRRPMSTVFFGGGTPTLLPAEDLALILRSAVNHWGLEPGAEVTTEANPDSVTPESLKVLADAGFTRVSFGMQSAVPHVLKVLDRTHSPSRVPLVVQWAREAGLAVSLDLIYGTPGESMEDWRLSLETALSYQPDHISAYALIVEDGTKLAAQIRRGEVPGIDDDDHAAKYELADELISKAGLDWYEVSNWSRTPEQACRHNLAYWRGDDWWGVGPGAHSHVGGVRWWNVKHPSAYAGRLGNGSSPAAGRETLDAETREVERIMLEARLGTGLSVDALDAVGRHAMAGLIADGLVDPVQAFKGRLILTLKGRLLADAVVRRILPD
- a CDS encoding 16S rRNA (uracil(1498)-N(3))-methyltransferase encodes the protein MSNPVFFTSAGSLDDVRPGGTFVLEGPEARHAVTVKRLGVGESVDIADGSGARLTGVVAEAGPGGLTVTASDVVFEDRPDIRLVLVQALAKGDRDELAIETATELGIDAVLPWQSERSIVRWKADRAAKAHAKWESVVAAAAKQARRAWIPEVRTMVDTGSLAKAVAASDLAIILHEDAKNPLRTVLEAWAASGAAVPREVLLIVGPEGGISPREVTRLSDAGAVTALLGHHVLRSSTAGPAAVVLASDILGRW
- a CDS encoding DUF4870 domain-containing protein; this translates as MAENAPEEPGSAAGQPQYHGAPANALPLTASEDRQWATLAHFGGILGCLPSLLIYLIFRDRGPFTAQESKEALNFTLPPTIAAVVANILVLLPVVGNIFAVIATGIWVALTCFSVSAGIRVNHGQPHRYKINLRWVK
- a CDS encoding PhoH family protein → MSESLNGRLRTGNGNQQPNEFPHTLPGTRTEVVTFDNSDQMVHSLGSHDEALRFIEEQFQDVNFHVRGNELSMTGPSTVIPRIMRLLEEVRGLVAKGTVVTPDILQQLVSLLRTQSVQNPADVLTHNILSSRGKTIRPKTLNQKNYVDAIDANTVIFGIGPAGTGKTYLAMAKAVQALQMKEVSRIILTRPAVEAGERLGFLPGTLSDKIDPYLRPLYDALHDMMDPESIPRLMAAGTIEVAPLAYMRGRTLNDAFIILDEAQNTTPEQMKMFLTRLGFGSKMVVTGDVTQIDLPLGSTSGLRIVREILTGIDDVNFSILEAADVVRHRLVADIVSAYSTWDDAHRKDAPANHYKRGERQ
- the lepA gene encoding translation elongation factor 4 — its product is MSPMARTAPVPAATDPAIIRNFCIIAHIDHGKSTLADRMLQYTGVVKQRDMKAQYLDRMDIERERGITIKSQAVRMPWELDGNSYALNMIDTPGHVDFTYEVSRSLAACEGAVLLVDAAQGIEAQTLANLYLAMENNLTIIPVLNKIDLPAAQPEKYAAELANLIGGDPEDVLKVSGKTGVGVEALLDKIVRDLPAPVGDPDAPARAMIFDSVYDTYRGVVTYVRVVDGMLHPRERIQMMSTRATHELLEIGVSSPEPTPSKGLGVGEVGYLITGVKDVRQSKVGDTVTNLAKPASESLSGYADAKPMVFSGLYPLDGTDYPVLRDALEKLMLNDAALVYEPETSAALGFGFRVGFLGLLHLEITRERLEREYNLDLISTAPNVEYEVTLEDKKVIHVTNPSEYPTGKISEVREPMVSATILAPNEFVGSIMELCQSRRGQMRGMDYLSEDRVELRYWIPLAEIVFDFFDLLKSKTRGYASLDWKADGEQVADLVKVDILLQGEQVDAFSAITHRDKAYAYGVMMTGKLRELIPRQQFEVPIQAAIGSRIIARESIRAIRKDVLAKCYGGDITRKRKLLEKQKEGKKRMKMVGRVEVPQEAFIAALTTDESKDKAKK
- a CDS encoding type II toxin-antitoxin system PemK/MazF family toxin, whose product is MAFDLRPLGKLLLRSFRALGGNSTKAATPPGAGRTKALRTDVVHRQSAYPGDFRGSLKVSYSPKPDGRPDPGEIVWSWVPYEEDHTQGKDRPVLLVGRDKEWLLGLMLTSKDHDKGARSDDYVDIGTGPWDRQGRPSEVNIGRVIRLDPGAIRREGAVLGKSRFREVARALQARE
- the hrcA gene encoding heat-inducible transcriptional repressor HrcA, whose protein sequence is MSEPRKLEVLRAIVEDYVHSREPVGSKALVERHHLGVSSATIRNDMAVLEEEGLIAAPHTSAGRIPTDKGYRLFVDRISQVKPLSAAERRAIHSLLEGPDDVDDILERTVRLLSQLTNQVAVVQYPHSNRALVRHVEFVLLAPQQVLVVLIADTGSVGQKVIETGSAVGDDSLMQLRSRFLGSIAGTQLALLPQVLPSVVALCPPELRGLAQTLANGLQALSDNSREERILMAGTANLARSNVDFPLSIGPVLEALEEQVVMLRLLSDMGDDPRGVTVSIGRENPYDGLAEASVVATGYGSGAKVGILGPTRMDYPTTMAAVRAVARYLSRILGG
- a CDS encoding GerMN domain-containing protein, encoding MLAVLLLTGCIANGGGSQATPTPPPLTVQDAPASNAPLETTQASTKIPVYWIGRSKEEVYLYREFRDITGDGNPVTTALKIMMAEKPLDHDFFTPWQEPSSLATSISGKNVITVDISRDAFNSNLDAGMAQRAVQQLVYTATAAASSSGLINSGQQIQVVILVDGHKDYMAFGQVQLGEPMTRDASLVAPLWIIDPQEDTTLPTGLVKFNGRSTDSSKPISWQVLQDNGKGEKTSLLTGQTQATGEPGQYGLFTFGATLKAGQYEVRVSQVDNAGNAIATSTDTRLFRVG